From Vigna unguiculata cultivar IT97K-499-35 chromosome 5, ASM411807v1, whole genome shotgun sequence, the proteins below share one genomic window:
- the LOC114184417 gene encoding vegetative cell wall protein gp1-like, producing the protein MEVGHFKKTCPLRPKEYGPAPAPASAPQTGIAFASPQPGPEPASASPQPAPQPASTPQAAPTSASPQLDPAPAPAQPGPPPPSTLQYGPAQPGPPPPSTPQYGPAPHEPTTQITHAAELSQPVHQNLIPHPTRGRPFSRQKLQHRRGAVW; encoded by the coding sequence ATGGAAGTTGGCCATTTCAAAAAAACATGCCCCCTTCGGCCTAAAGAGTATGGACCTGCACCTGCACCAGCTTCTGCACCACAAACAGGAATTGCATTTGCATCACCACAGCCTGGTCCTGAACCTGCATCTGCATCACCACAGCCTGCACCTCAACCTGCATCTACACCACAAGCTGCACCTACATCTGCATCACCACAACTAGATCCTGCACCTGCACCTGCACAACCTGGACCTCCACCACCATCTACACTACAATATGGACCTGCACAGCCTGGACCTCCACCACCATCTACACCACAATATGGACCTGCACCACATGAGCCAACAACACAGATAACTCATGCAGCTGAATTATCCCAACCAGTCCACCAAAATCTCATTCCTCATCCAACACGTGGTAGACCTTTTTCAAGGCAAAAATTGCAGCATAGACGAGGAGCTGTTTGGTAA